From a single Micromonospora pallida genomic region:
- the glgC gene encoding glucose-1-phosphate adenylyltransferase produces the protein MAEKVLAIVLAGGEGKRLMPLTTDRAKPAVPFGGMYRMVDFVLSNLANAGYLKIVVLTQYKSHSLDRHITKTWRMSTLLGNYVTPVPAQQRRGPWWFAGSADAIYQSFNLIYDEKPDYVLVFGADHIYRMDPRQMVEEHIASGAAVTVAGIRQPLSMADQFGVIEVGEDGRRIRAFREKPTDAVGLPDAPDQIYASMGNYVFTTKALVEALETDAEDKTSKHDMGGSIIPMLVERGEANVYDFRDNEVPGSTERDFGYWRDVGTLDSFYDAHMDLINVHPVFNLYNFEWPIYSGQQTYPPAKFVHQWGERVGRAVASMVSPGAVISGSLVENSVVSPKVKVHSWSHVDGAVLMEGVEIGRHAVVRRAILDKNVYVPEGAEIGVDLEKDRQRYTVSDNGIVVIGKGQRVEV, from the coding sequence ATGGCTGAGAAGGTGCTCGCGATCGTCCTGGCCGGTGGGGAGGGCAAGCGCCTGATGCCGCTCACCACCGACCGGGCCAAGCCCGCCGTGCCGTTCGGTGGGATGTACCGGATGGTGGATTTCGTCCTGTCCAACCTGGCGAACGCCGGATACCTCAAGATCGTCGTGCTGACCCAGTACAAGTCCCACTCGCTGGACCGGCACATCACCAAGACCTGGCGGATGTCGACCCTGCTCGGCAACTACGTCACCCCGGTCCCGGCCCAGCAGCGGCGCGGCCCGTGGTGGTTCGCCGGCTCGGCCGACGCGATCTACCAGAGCTTCAACCTGATCTACGACGAGAAGCCGGACTACGTGCTCGTCTTCGGCGCGGACCACATCTACCGGATGGACCCCCGGCAGATGGTGGAGGAGCACATCGCCTCCGGTGCCGCCGTCACCGTCGCCGGAATCCGGCAGCCGCTGTCGATGGCCGACCAGTTCGGCGTGATCGAGGTGGGCGAGGACGGTCGGCGGATCCGGGCGTTCCGGGAGAAGCCCACCGACGCGGTCGGGCTGCCCGACGCCCCCGACCAGATCTACGCCTCCATGGGCAACTACGTCTTCACCACGAAGGCGCTGGTCGAGGCGTTGGAGACTGACGCGGAGGACAAGACCAGCAAGCACGACATGGGCGGCAGCATCATCCCGATGCTGGTCGAGCGGGGCGAGGCGAACGTCTACGACTTCCGTGACAACGAGGTGCCCGGCAGCACCGAGCGGGACTTCGGCTACTGGCGGGACGTGGGGACGCTCGACTCGTTCTACGACGCGCACATGGATCTGATCAACGTCCACCCGGTCTTCAACCTCTACAACTTCGAGTGGCCGATCTACAGCGGGCAACAGACCTACCCGCCGGCCAAGTTCGTGCACCAGTGGGGCGAGCGGGTCGGCCGGGCGGTCGCCTCGATGGTCTCGCCGGGTGCGGTGATCTCCGGGTCGCTGGTGGAGAACTCGGTCGTCTCCCCGAAGGTCAAGGTCCACTCCTGGTCGCACGTCGACGGCGCGGTGCTGATGGAGGGTGTCGAGATCGGCCGACACGCGGTGGTCCGCCGGGCCATCCTGGACAAGAACGTGTACGTCCCCGAGGGCGCCGAGATCGGCGTCGACCTCGAGAAGGACCGACAGCGCTACACCGTCTCGGACAACGGCATCGTGGTGATCGGCAAGGGTCAACGCGTCGAGGTCTGA
- the pgm gene encoding phosphoglucomutase (alpha-D-glucose-1,6-bisphosphate-dependent), whose product MVHARAGQPAQPADLVDVPRLVTAYYAEHPDPTDPAQQVSFGTSGHRGSSLRNAFNEDHILAVTQALCDYRRVNGVDGPLFLARDTHALSAPAAVSALEVLAANDVTVLVDSRDGYTPTPALSHAVLTHNRGRTAGLADGIVITPSHNPPDDGGFKYNPTNGGPADTDATRWIQDRANAILAAGLAEVKRIPYARARAADTTGTYDFVANYVDDLPAALDIAAIRDAGVRIGADPLGGASVAYWGEIAERHKLDLTVVNPTVDPTWRFMTLDGDGKIRMDCSSPNAMASLIAARADYQVSTGNDADADRHGIVTPDGGLLNPNHYLAVAIAHLFRTRTGWGPAAAVGKTLVSSSMIDRVAADLGRPLLEVPVGFKWFVPGLLDGTVGFGGEESAGASFLRRDGSTWTTDKDGILLCLLAAEIIATTGRTPSQHYADLTERFGAPAYARIDAPASREEKAVLGKLSPEQVTATELAGEPITATLTAAPGNGASIGGLKVTTASGWFAARPSGTEDVYKIYAESFQGPEHLTRIQEEARDLVSTVLAQS is encoded by the coding sequence GTGGTCCACGCCCGTGCCGGTCAACCCGCCCAGCCCGCCGACCTGGTCGACGTGCCCCGGCTGGTCACCGCCTACTACGCCGAGCACCCGGATCCGACGGACCCGGCGCAGCAGGTCTCCTTCGGCACGTCGGGGCACCGCGGGTCGAGCCTGCGCAACGCCTTCAACGAGGACCACATCCTTGCCGTCACCCAGGCGCTCTGCGACTACCGGCGGGTGAACGGCGTCGACGGGCCGCTCTTCCTCGCCCGGGACACCCACGCGCTCTCCGCCCCGGCGGCGGTGAGCGCCCTGGAGGTGCTCGCCGCCAACGACGTGACGGTGCTGGTCGACAGCCGGGACGGCTACACCCCCACCCCGGCGCTGTCGCACGCCGTACTCACCCACAACCGGGGCCGCACCGCCGGCCTCGCCGACGGCATCGTCATCACCCCGTCGCACAACCCGCCCGACGACGGCGGGTTCAAGTACAACCCCACCAACGGCGGTCCGGCCGACACCGACGCCACCCGCTGGATCCAGGACCGCGCGAACGCGATCCTCGCCGCCGGGCTCGCCGAGGTGAAACGCATCCCGTACGCGCGGGCCCGCGCCGCCGACACCACCGGCACGTACGACTTCGTCGCAAACTACGTCGACGACCTGCCGGCCGCGCTCGACATCGCCGCGATCCGGGACGCCGGGGTACGCATCGGCGCGGACCCGCTCGGCGGGGCGAGCGTGGCGTACTGGGGCGAGATCGCCGAGCGGCACAAGCTCGACCTGACCGTGGTGAACCCGACCGTCGACCCGACCTGGCGGTTCATGACGCTGGACGGCGACGGGAAGATCCGGATGGACTGCTCCTCGCCGAACGCGATGGCCTCGCTGATCGCCGCCCGCGCCGACTACCAGGTCTCCACCGGCAACGACGCGGACGCCGACCGGCACGGCATCGTCACCCCCGACGGTGGCCTGCTCAACCCCAACCACTATCTCGCGGTGGCGATCGCCCACCTGTTCCGTACCCGTACCGGCTGGGGCCCGGCCGCGGCGGTCGGCAAGACCCTGGTCTCCTCCTCGATGATCGACCGGGTCGCGGCCGACCTGGGTCGCCCGCTGCTGGAGGTGCCGGTCGGCTTCAAGTGGTTCGTGCCGGGACTGCTCGACGGCACGGTCGGCTTCGGCGGCGAGGAGAGCGCGGGCGCGTCGTTCCTGCGTCGGGACGGCAGCACCTGGACCACCGACAAGGACGGCATCCTGCTCTGCCTGCTGGCCGCCGAGATCATCGCCACCACCGGCCGGACACCGAGCCAGCACTACGCGGACCTGACCGAGCGGTTCGGCGCGCCCGCGTACGCCCGGATCGACGCCCCGGCCAGCCGGGAGGAGAAGGCCGTGCTTGGCAAGCTCTCCCCGGAGCAGGTCACCGCGACCGAATTGGCCGGTGAGCCGATCACCGCGACGCTCACCGCCGCCCCGGGCAACGGCGCGTCGATCGGTGGGCTGAAGGTGACCACCGCCTCGGGCTGGTTCGCCGCCCGCCCCTCCGGCACCGAGGACGTCTACAAGATCTATGCCGAGTCGTTCCAGGGTCCGGAACACCTGACCCGGATCCAGGAGGAGGCGCGGGACCTGGTCTCGACGGTGCTCGCCCAGAGCTGA